The region TTGTTCCTGTGGCTGATCGTCTTGCCGATCACCTTGCTGTTCCTGCTGCAACTGTATTTCTTCGTGCAGATCTGGTGGTGGGTCGATCATAATCCCGAATCCACCAGCTTCATGCGCCACCAGCTGTCGCTGCTGCAGGAAAAGAATCCCAATGCGCAGCTGCAATTCAAGTGGGTGCCGTACAACCGCATTTCCAACAACCTCAAGCGCGCCATCATTGCGTCGGAGGATTCCAATTTTTCCGAGCACGAAGGCGTGGACTGGGATGCGCTGCAAAAGGCGTACGAAAAGAACACCAAAAAAGGCAAGGTGGTGGCCGGCGGCTCGACCATTACCCAGCAGCTGGCCAAGAACCTGTTTCTGTCGGGCGAGCGCAGCTACCTGCGCAAGGCGCAGGAATTCATCATCACCTACATGCTCGAGTTCCTGATGGACAAGCAGCGCATCTTCGAGATCTATCTCAACGTGGTGGAGTGGGGTAACGGCGTGTTCGGCGCCGAAGCCGCATCGCTGCATTACTACAGCGCATCCGCCGCCAGCCTCGGCCCCAGCCAGGCGGCGCGGCTGGCGGTGATGTTGCCGCGCCCGCGCTTCTATGACAAGAATCCCGGCTCGGCCTACCTCGCCAATCGCACCGGACTGATCCTGCGCCGCATGAACGCAGCCGAACTGCCGCCGGCCAAACCGGTGGAAAAGCCGGCCGCCAAACCGGTCGCCAAGCCGCCGGCCAGGAAATAAGACCGCCGGGCACCGCCGTTGCAGGAACGTGCTTGCCTGCGGTGGAGCTAAAACGTACACTTGCGTTCGTTTCGCGGGCGGCCTTCTGCGGTGCATGTCGATTCAGCAAGTTTCTGCAGCCCGGCCGTACCGGCGTGTTGTCGGCGGCGCCAAAAGCGGCGCCTGCATCTTCAGTCGTCTTGTCCTGACAGTGAGATCACATGATTAATGTTTTTGTTTTGCAGAACGGTCGACTGAACCAGGTCAATATCGACAGCCGCAGCGATCTGGAAACGATTGCGCCGGTGTGGGTCGACCTGACCGAGCCGACCGACGACGAGCGTGCCTGGGTCAAGAGCATCTACGGCGTGACGCTGCCAGACGAAGACGAATTCAGCGACATCGAAGCCTCGGCGCGCTATTTCGAAGCCGAGAACGGCGACCTCCACCTGCGCACCGATTTCCTGTTCGAAGGCGACGACGACACCTCGGCCACCATGACGGTAGCCTTCATCCTGGCGCGCAATATCCTGTTTTCAGTGCATGCCGAAGACTTGCCGGTGTTTCGCCTGGTGCGCATGCGCGCCCGTTCGCGTCCCGGTTCGATCGGCGACTACCGCGACGTGCTGCTGGACCTGTACGAAACCGACGCCGAGTATTCGGCCGATGCGCTCGAAGGGATTTACCAGAAGCTCGAAGCGGTCAGCCACAGCGTGCTCAAGAAAAGCCTGTCCGACCAGGCTGCCGCCGAAGTGCTCAACACCATCGCCCACGAAGAAGACTTGAACGGCCGCATCCGCCGCAACATGATGGATACGCGCCGCGCGGTCAGCTTCCTGATGCGCGGCCGCCTGCTCAGCGCGGACCAGTTCGAGGACGCGCGCCAGATTCTGCGCGACATCGAATCGCTGGACGGCCACACCGCCTTCCTGTTCGACAAGATCAACTTCCTGATGGACGCCACCGTCGGTTTCATCAACATCAACCAGAACAAGATCATCAAGATCTTCTCGGTGGCCTCGGTCGCCTTCCTGCCGCCGACGCTGATCGCCAGCATCTACGGCATGAACTTCGACTGGATGCCGGAGCTGCATTGGGGTGGCGGCTACCCGCTGGCGATTGCGATGATGATCGGTTCGGCGATCGCGCCGTTCTGGTACTTCCGCCGGCGCGGCTGGCTGAACTGAGCACGGACAGGCAGCTTCCGCCAACCTGCTGTTCCAGTGTCAGGGCAGCGTGTTAAGGGTTTTCCAGCGGCCCTGTTCGGCGCGATACAAGGTGTAAGGAGGCGCTATCAGGCTGCCGTCGGGCGCGAACGAGATCGCCCCGGACAGCCCGTTGAATTTCATCTGATGCAGGATCGGCGACAGCAGGCGTGGATTGGTCGAGCCCGCGCGCTTCATGGCTTCGGCCAGCATATCCACTGCATCGTAGGCGAACCAGGTTCGGGGGATCAGCGGGGAGGTGTACTTTTCGCGATAGGCCTGCTCCAGCCGCTTGAAATTCTGTACTTTCTCCACCGGATGGCCATTCACCAGCACCAGCGTTCCTTCGGGATATTCCTCGGTCTTGCGCGGGAAAAGCGGGTTGACGGCGCCGCCTGCCAGCAGCAGTCGGGTTTGCAGGCCGAACTGGCGCAAGCGCACGGCGAAAGCGCTGGTCTGCGGCTCCACGCCGGCGAAGAACACCAGATCGGGGCTGGCGTTCCTGATCTTCGCCACGGCGGCGTTGAAATCCGAACTCTTGGCGTTGATTTTGTCGCTGTCCACGATCTGTCCGCCCTGGCGCGTCACGGCCGCTGCGAAGCCGCGCGCCAGCGCCTTGCCGAGCAGCGTGTCGTTGTCGATCAGCATGATGCGTTTGGCGCGCAGCACTTTGATGGCCGTTTCCGCCAGGTACTGCGAGGTGTATTCGCTGTGTCCGAGCAACTGGAAGACGGTTGAATAGCCGAGCTGCGTGAATTCGCGGCCGGACGAGGTCGGCGACAATTGCGGCACGCCGGCTTCGTTGTAGATTTTGGCGGCAGCGATGCTGGCGTCGGTGGTGAGGTGGCCGACCACGCCGACCACCCCGGCAGCAACAGCGGCACGGGCATTGATGACGGCCAGATTGAGGTCGTTCTTGTCGTCGGCGAGGAACAACCTCAGCACGATGTTCTTATCGCCGACGCGCAGTCCTTGCGCGTTGATCTTATCTACCGCAAATTGGGCCCCGTCGCGAGTGGTCTTGCCGCGCGGAATCGTCAGCGGACCGATCACGCCGATCAGCACGGTCTGGAATTGAGATGGCGGTGACGCTCCGTCCGCGGGCACAGCAGTCGCCGTCGTGGTCATGGCCGTGCACAGTGCAACACCAAACAAAAGAGAGAGGGTGCGGCGCATCGGAGCTCCTCGGGAAGGCTGACGGGTATTCATGCTACCTCCCTCGGTTGCGGCACATAGCGTGGAAAAGACGCGAGTTCGGCGCGCTCTTCCGGATTGTTTGTCTTCATGGAAACATTTTGTTGCCATCGCACTGCAGCGGCGTCTTGCGTGCGGGGAATGTCTGACAAGGATTTGAGCACTTATCCGATGTTGCAGCCCGGCATGCCCGTCGACAATAGGCATAAATAGGCACACACAGCCGCGCGCTGCACGCGTTCCCGCCCTCAGACACTCCAAGGACCCGGCAATGAAACATCATTACATCTCCCTGCTCGCCATCGGCTTGAGCATGCTGGCCATCCTCAATGGTTGCGCCGGTCCCGACTACCGTTCGCAGCCCAACAACGCGGGTGCGCCGCCGCCTTCCTATTCCTATAACACCACCGGCGTCATTGAAGCCATTGATGTCGCGCATGAAAACAGCAGCGGCGTCGGCGGTACGCTGATAGGCGGTGCGGTGGGCGGCTTGCTCGGCAATCAGATCGGCAGCGGCTCGGGACGCACGGCGGCAACCGTGGCCGGCGCAGTCGGCGGCGCCGTGGTGGGCAATCAGGTGCAGAAGAATCACGGCGGACGCGAAGTCTACAATATCCGCGTGCGCATGAATGACGGTTCTACTCAGACGTTCGCGCAGGACAGCGCCGGTGATCTGCGCATCGGAGATCGCGTGCGCCTCGACGGCGGCAGAGTTTACCGGTATTGATTAAGTCTGCAAATCCGGCGCGCCGGATTACCGATTATTGCGCCGGATAGAGACCGCCGAGCACGCGCAAACCGCGTGCGCCGGTGACGGCGGGCAGATTGCCTGGCAGGCGCAGGCAAAAGCGTTGCGCCAGCCAGGCGAAGGCCAATGCTTCCACATGATTGGGCGCCACGCCCAGCACTTCGGTCGACATGACCGGAACGGTGCGGCCCGCACTGGCCTGCAAGGCTTGCGCCAGCTGCTCCAGCAAGTACCCGTTGTAAGCGCCGCCGCCGCAGACATAGAGCGCAGCGGTGGCAGGTGCATGCGCGACGATGGCGTCGGCGATGGTGGTTGCGGTGAACGCCGTCAGCGTCGCCTGCACGTCAGCCGGCGGCAGCTGCGAGAAACCTTGCAGGCGCTGTTCCAGCCATTCGACGTGGAACAAGTCGCGGCCGGTGCTCTTGGGCGGCGGCAGCGCGAAATAGGCATCGCTGCGCAAGGCCGCCAGCAGGGCGGCGTCCACTTTTCCGGAAGCGCCCCAGGCGCCGTCGGCGTCATAGCTTTGACCCTGATGCCGCGCGATCCATGCATCCATCAATACATTGCCCGGACCGGTGTCGAAGCCTGAGGTGGCAGCTTGCCGGCCGGCAGGCAGGATGCTGATGTTGCTGATGCCGCCGATGTTGACCGCGACGCGCATCTCGCTGTCGCTGCCGAATACTGCCTGATGGAAGGCCGGCACCAGCGGTGCGCCCTGGCCTCCGGCGGCGACGTCGCGGCTGCGGAAGTCGGCGATGACGTCGATGCCGCACAGTTCGGCCAGCAGGCTGGGGTTGTTGGTCTGGCGCGTATAGCCGAGTTCGGGGCGATGGCGGATGGTTTGTCCATGCACGCCGACCGCGCGAATGTATGCCGCAGGAATCGCGCTTTTTTCAAGCAGTTGCGCCACGCATTGCGCGTAATGATTGGCCAACTGGTTCGCGGCCAATGCTTCGCGCTGCAATTCATTCTCGCCGTTGGATTGCAGCGCCATCAGCGCGGCCCGCAAATCTTGCGGGAACGGCACGTAGGCCGTCGCCAGCGTCGCCATCGGCTGGCCGTCGTCGGGCAGTGAAGCGAGCACGCCGTCAACGCCGTCCAGGCTGGTGCCGGACATCAGGCCGATATACAGGGATGAGGAGGCGGAGCGCTGCGGCGAAGAGAGTTCGGCGGGCATAAAAAAACCGGTGATGGAGTCGCTGCAATTCTACAGCGATTCCATCACCGGTTTTGAGTCCCGGAGGTTCCGGCGGATCGTGAACAGGTTCTTAGCGCGATGCCACCGTCAGGTTGCCGTTTTCACCGGCCGGACGCAGGAGCGAAAGACGGCGGTTCATGTCGGTGGAGACCGCGCGGAAACGCGCCAGTTGACCGCCGCTCAGCGGTTGCGCATTCGGCACGTCGACCGACAGCGGATTGCGCGGCACGTTGCTGACGCGGAATTCGTAGTGCAGATGCGGGCCGGTAGCCCAGCCGGTCATGCCGACAAAGCCGATCACTTCACCCTGGCTGATCTTGTCGCCCTTGCGCAGGCCGGTAGCGAAGCGGCTCATGTGGCCGTAAGCGGTGGAATAATTGTTCCAGTGCTTGATCACGACGATGTTGCCGTAGCCGTTTTGCTTGCCGACGAAGTCAACCACGCCGTCGCCCGAAGCATGAATCGGTGTGCCGGTCGGTGCTGCAAAGTCGACGCCGGTGTGCTGCTTCCAGATGCCGAGGATGGGGTGCACGCGCATCGAGAAGCCCGATGAAATACGCGTGAAGGCCAGCGGCGACTTGAGGAAGGCTTTCTTCAGCGACTTGCCGTCGAAGGAGTAATAGCCGCCGCCGATCTTGCTGCCCGGTTCGTCGAACCAGACCGCCTGGTAAGTGTTGCCGGCGTTGCTGAATTCGCCTGCCAGCACGCGGCCGGTGCGCACCGGTTCGCCATTGTTGTAGAAGGTTTCATAGACCACGTTGAAGCGGTCGCCGCGGCGCAGGTCGGACGCGAAGTTGATGTTGGTGGAGAACATGTCGACCAGTTGGGTCGCCACGCTGTCCGGGATCTGCGCATTATCGGTCGCCGCGAACAGCGACGAGCGGATCTGGCCGGAGCGCATTTCGACGCGGCGTTCCAGTACGGCCGGCGCGGTGCTGGCCTTGAACGTGTCGCCGCTGCGTTCGATCACGAGATTGTTGACCTGCTGGCCGTCGCGGCCGTCGCTCAGCGTCGCGGTCAGCTGTTGCAGCTCGCCATCTTCGGAAGTGCGCGCCATCACGCGCTTGCCGGCGCGCAATTGCATGACCGCGCGGGCCAGGGTGTCGGACTTGATGAAGTTGGCGGCGGCCTCGTCGTCCACGCCCAGGCGTGTCAGCAGCGTGGCCAGCGTGTCGCCGGAACGGACTTTTTCTTCGTTGACGTAAAACTCTTCACGGTCTTCCAGTTGCGCGACCTGTTGTTGCAAATCCGGCAAGGCCAGATCCTTGACGATGGCGTGGACCGGCGCATCGGAAGTGTCGGGCTCGGCCGGGGCGAAGCCGGCGGCGCCGATCGTGAAGGCGCCGAGGAACAGGGCGCCTGCGGACAGGATCTTGGTCTTGCGGGAAGAACCGTGGAATTTCTCCTGGCAGAGGAGATGGGTGGTGCGGTATAGGGAGGCGACGCGCGCGAATTTATCTTTAGGGAACATGCAATACGTTAAAATCTACCGTTTACGCTTGTTCCGAATCCTGTTGCAGGATGGCAATGAAGTTGGCGGATCGTTCCGCGCTGCCGGTGTGGTGAAACATACGACCGGCCAACCAGGTTGCCATTCAACCGCAAGCAGCGTCAATGACTCCCCGATGACGCACGCTTTTTACAGATTCTCGACAGGCGATGAATGCTAAATTCTCTGCTGATTGCGCTTCTAGATGGCGTGCGGCAGAAAGACGAAAGCGCGATTATAGCAAAGCGTCAATCCGGTACTGTCCTACAAAAGCCTATTTTTTAGTTATATCAATGAACGCCGAACAGCCTACACCCCAAACTCTCCTGCCCCTGTCCGATAAAGTCCAGGAAGCGCTGGCCATCACCAAGCGCGGCGTTGACGAATTGCTCATCGAAAACGAATTTGCGCAAAAACTGGCGCGCGCCGAAAAGAGCGGCCAGCCGCTGCGCATCAAGCTGGGCCTCGATCCGACTGCGCCCGACCTGCATCTGGGTCACACCGTGGTCCTGAACAAGATGCGCCAGCTGCAGGACCTCGGTCACAACGTGATTTTCCTGATCGGCGATTTCACTTCGATGATCGGCGACCCGTCCGGCCGCAACGCCACCCGCCCGCCGCTCACGCGCGAGCAGATCGAGGTCAACGCCAAGACCTATTTCGCCCAGGCCAGCCTGGTGCTGGATGCGGCCCGGACCGAGATCCGCTACAACTCCGAATGGTGCGACCCGCTCGGCAGCCGCGGCATGATCCAGCTGGCTTCGCGCTATACCGTGGCGCGCATGATGGAGCGCGACGATTTCACCAAGCGATTCAAGGAAGGCACGCCGATTTCGGTGCATGAGTTCCTTTATCCGCTGATGCAGGGTTATGACTCGGTCGCGTTGAAGTCTGACCTCGAGCTGGGCGGCACCGACCAGAAGTTCAACCTGCTGGTGGGCCGCGAGCTGCAAAAGGATTTCGGCCAGGAGCCGCAGTGCATCCTGACCATGCCGCTGCTGGAAGGCCTGGACGGCGTCGACAAGATGTCCAAGTCCAAGAACAATTACATCGGCATCACCGAACCGGCCAACACCATGTTCGCCAAGGTGATGAGCATTTCCGACGTGATGATGTGGCGCTATTACGAACTGCTGTCGTTCCGTTCGATCGCCGACATCGCCGGCTTCAAGGCCGAGGTCGCCGAAGGCAAGAATCCGCGCGACATCAAGGTGGCGCTGGCGCAGGAAATCGTCACGCGCTTCCACTCGCAACAGGCGGCCGAAGATGCGCTGGCCGATTTCGTCAACCGCTCCAAGGGCGGCATTCCGGATGATGTGCCGGAAGTCAGCCTGACCGGCGCGCCGCTGGGCATCGGCCAGCTGCTCAAGCAGACCAACCTGTGCGCCTCGACTTCGGAGGCCTTGCGCATGGTGGAGCAGGGCGGCGTGCGCATTGACGGTACGGTGATCAGCGACAAGGGGCTCAAGGTCGACGCCGGCGTATTCGTCGTGCAGGTCGGCAAGCGCAAGTTCGCCCGCGTTACCTTGTCGCAATGACAGCGACGGCAGCAGCGTCATGATCGGATTGTTGCAACGAGTCCGCAAAGCTGATGTCGTAGTGGAAGGCGAGCAGGTCGGGGCCATCGGTGCAGGCCTGATGGTGCTGGTCTGCGCCGAACGCGGCGACACCGTCAGGGAAGCCGACGGGCTGCTGACCAAGCTGCTGGCCTATCGCGTGTTTGCCGACGAGGCCGGCAAGATGAATCGCAGCGTGACCGACGTGCTGGGCGGCTTGCTGCTGGTGCCGCAGTTCACGCTGGCGGCCGACACCCGCTCCGGCACGCGGCCGTCGTTCACGCCGGCCGCACCGCCGGCGGAAGGCAAGCACCTGTTCGATCATTTCGTTACGCAGGCAAAAGCCCGCCACGGCGTGGTGGAGACCGGCCGCTTCGGCGCCGACATGCAGGTCTCCTTGACCAATGACGGGCCCGTCACGTTCTGGCTGCAGGTAAAACCGGCTGCCACCTGACGATAGTTGATGGCATTCAATAGCAGGCTGATTTTCAAAGGAGAGCACATATGAAACTCTGGAGCGATTCTTTTCAGGACGGCGCAGTCATTCCGGGCGAATTCGCCTTTGCCGTCGCCGATCCCAAAAACCACGTAGCCTTGTCGTCCAACAAAAACCCGCACCTGGCCTGGAGCGATCTGCCTCCCGGGACCAGGTCGCTGGTGCTGGTGGTGCATGATCCCGATGTGCCGTCGCGCGGCGACGACGTCAACCAAGAAGGCAAGACCGTGCCGGCCGATTTGCCGCGCGTCGATTTCTTCCACTGGACAATGGTGGATATTCCGGCCGGCGTCACCGAGCTGGCCGCGGGGCAATTCAGCAGCGCCGTCACCACGCGCGGCAAGGCCGGCCCGGCGATTCCCGGCGATCCGCTGTCGGGCGCGCGCCACGGCCTCAACGACTACACCAGCTGGTTCGCCGGCGACGGCGACATGAGCGGCGATTACTTCGGCTACGACGGTCCGTGCCCGCCGTGGAACGACGCCATCGCGCATCGTTACATTTTCACGCTGTACGCCATCGACCAGGAACAACTGACCGTCACCGGCAAGTTCACCGGCACCGACGTGCACAATGCGCTGCAAGGCCACGTGCTGGCGCAGGCGGCCATCACCGGCACGTACACGCTCAATCCCGACCTGATCAAGTAATCAGCAACTACCGCACGCGCCATGATCGCCACGCCCGCCAAGACCTCTACGACCGCCACGGCCGCCACGACTGATATCTTGCTGATTCGCCACGGCGAGACCGACTGGAATGTCGACAAACGGCTGCAAGGCCACATCGATATTCCGCTCAACGCCGAAGGGCGGCGGCAGGCGGCGGCGCTGGGCCGGGCGCTCGGCAGCGAGCCGCTCGACGCGATCTACGCCAGCGACCTGCAACGCGCGCGCGACACGGCGCAGGCGGTCGCCGCGCTGCAGGGCAAGGACGTGCACGTCGATGCAGCGCTGCGCGAACGCTGCTATGGCGGCTTCGAAGGCCTGCAGCATCACGACATCGCACAGCGTTATCCGCTGGACTATGCCGCCTGGAAAGCACGCGAACCCGATGCCCGCTATCCGGCCGGAGAACGCATCGCCGAAACCATGCGCGAATTCTCCGAGCGCACCGTCGGTGCGGTCACGCGCCTGATTCGCCACAGCAACGCCCTGCAGCACCGCAAGATCGCTATCGTCACGCATGGCGGCGTGCTCGAATGCATCTATCGCTGGTCGCGCCGGACCGGCTTTGGGCACGCGCGCGATTTCGACATCTTCAACGCCGGCATCAATCGCATGCAATGGGATGGCGAGCACCTCCACATCGCGCAGTGGGCCGACGTGGCGCATTTGTCGGCCGGCGTGCTGGACGAGGTCGATCGCTAAACCCCTTCCTGCCTTCCCGTTCCGTTCTGTCGGGCTGGATACGACGCCGGGTGGCAATTCTTGTCGCTTCGTCAAATGTGTTGTCGCCGCTGCGCTGCAAGACCGATTCTTGTTGGGGCGCACGGCCAATCGCGCTAAAATGACGCCCTTCCCCTGCAACCACACGACCGCACCGTCCAACGACCCGTGAATATCGGCCCGCATTCCCTGCGCAATAACGTTTTCGTCGCCCCGATGGCTGGTGTGACGGATCGGCCTTTCCGCCAGTTGTGCAAGCAACTGGGGGCGGGTTACGCCGTGTCGGAGATGGCGGCCTCGGATCCGCGCTTGTGGCAAAGCGAGAAGACGTCGCGCCGCACCAACCACGACGGCGAGATGGAGCCGAAGGCGGTGCAGATCGCCGGCGCCGATCCCGCCATGCTGGCCGATTGCGCGAAACATAACGTCGACCGCGGCGCGCAGATCATCGACATCAACATGGGCTGCCCGGTCAAGAAGGTGTGCAACAGCTGGTGCGGTTCGGCCTTGCTGCAAAACGAAAAGCTGGTCGGCCAGATTCTCGACGCGGTCGTCAATGCGGTCGACGTGCCGGTGACGCTGAAATTCCGCACCGGCTGGAACCGCGAAAACAAGAACGCCCTGGCCATCGCCGCCATGGCCGAACAAAGCGGCATCGCCATGCTGACGCTGCACGGCCGTACGCGCGCCGACGGCTACAGCGGCGAAGCCGAGTACGAAACGATTGCCGCCGTCAAGGCGGCGGTGAAGATTCCGGTGGTCGCCAACGGCGACATCACCACGCCCGAGCGTGCACGGCATGTGCTGGCGGTGACCGGCGCCGACGCCGTCATGGTCGGCCGCGCAGCCCAGGGACGGCCGTGGATCTTCCGCGAAATCGATCACTTCCTGCGCACCGGCACGCATTTGCCGGCGCCGATGGTAGCGGAAGTGCAGGAACTGATGCTGGAACATCTGCAGGCGCACTACGCGTTTTACGGCGAGTATCTCGGCGTACGCACGGCGCGCAAGCACATAGGATGGTATGTCCGCGACCTGCCGGAGGGGGAACAATTCCGGCAGCGCATGAACCGTCTCGAAGATTGCCAGCTGCAATGGAACGCAGTGCGCGATTTCTTTGAATCGCAGGCGGCATATGGCGAGCGGTTACAATACGGGATTGCCGATCAGCCGCTGGCAGCATAGCTGCGAGGCGGATTGGCCTGGACTTGGAGCCAGCGGCTTTTCATTGATCAACACACTAAAAAGAACAGAAGCATTTCGTAATGAGTAAAGAAAGTATCGAGGATGTCGTCAGGAAGAGCCTTGACAAGTATTTCAAGGACCTGGGCGAGCAGCTGCCATCGAATGTCTATGACATGGTTGTTTTGACGGTCGAGAAACCGATCTTCGAAGCAGTGATGGCGCGCGCCGACGGCAATCAGTCGCAAGCCGCAGAAATTCTCGGCATCAACCGCAATACCCTGCGCAAGAAATTGCAGCAGCACGGCTTGCTGTAACACTTGCATGCGGCGGTGCGCCTGCCAGCGCATCGCCGGTCACACCTACACCGTCGCCGAATTCCTTCATCCACGCAGTTCTTCTTCTCCTTCATGCCATCATGATCAAACAAGCACTCATCTCCGTTTCCGACAAAGCCGGCGTGCTCGACTTTGCGCGCGCGCTGTCCGCCATGGGCGTCAACATCCTGTCCACTGGCGGCACCGCCAAGCTGCTGGCCGACAACGGCGTCAAGGTGACCGAAGTCGCCGACTACACCGGTTTCCCGGAAATGCTGGATGGACGCGTCAAGACGCTGCATCCCAAAGTGCATGGCGGCATCCTGGCGCGCCGCGATTTCCCCGAGCATGTCGCCGCCCTGGACAAGCACGGCATCCCGACCATCGACATGGTGGTGGTGAACCTGTATCCGTTCCAGCAGACCGTCGCCAAGGAAGAATGCTCGCTGGAAGACGCGATCGAAAACATCGACATCGGCGGCCCGGCAATGCTGCGTTCGTCGGCCAAGAACCACAAGGATGTGGTCGTGATCTGCGATCCGACCGACTACGCCGGCGTGCTGGCCGACCTGCAAAACGGCGGCGACCTGCCGTACGAAAAGCGCTTTGCACTGGCCAAGAAAGTATTCGCCCACACTGCACAATACGACGGCGCCATCACCAACTATTTCACCTCGCTGGGCGAAGACAAGCAACATGCCACGCGCAGTGCCTATCCGGAAACCCTGAACCTGCACTTCGAAAAAGTCCAGGACATGCGCTACGGCGAGAACCCGCATCAATCGGCCGCGTTCTACCGCGACGTCAAGAAGGTCGACGGCGCGCTGGCCAATTACACCCAGCTGCAAGGCAAGGAACTGTCGTTCAACAACATCGCCGATGCCGACGCCGCGTGGGAATGCGTCAAGACCTTCGATGCCGCCGACACGACCGCCTGCGTCATCATCAAGCACGCCAATCCATGCGGCGTGGCGATCGGCGCCAATCCGCTGGAGTCGTACAGCAAGGCCTTGCAGACTGATCCGACTTCGGCCTTCGGCGGCATCATCGCCTTCAATCGCGAACTCGACGGCGCGGCCGCCGAAGCGGTCGCCAAGCAATTCGTCGAAGTGCTGATCGCACCGTCCTTCAGCGCCGAAGCGAAGAAGATTTTCGCCGCCAAGCAAAACGTCCGCCTGCTGGAAATCCCGCTCGGCAACGGCCTCAATGCGCATGACTTCAAGCGCGTCGGGGGCGGCCTGCTGGTGCAATCGCCGGACGCCAAGAACGTGCTGCTGGCCGACGTCAAGGTCGTCAGCAAGAAGCAACCGACACCGCAGCAATTGCAGGACCTGATGTTCGCCTGGCGCGTCGCCAAGTTCGTCAAATCCAATGCGATCGTTTTCTGCGGCAACGGCATGACGCTGGGTGTCGGCGCCGGCCAGATGAGCCGTATCGACTCCGCCCGCATCGCTTCGATCAAGGCGCAGAATGCGGGCCTGACGCTGGCCGGATCGGCAGTGGCGTCGGATGCCTTCTTCCCGTTCCGCGACGGCCTGGACGTGGTGGTCGACGCTGGTGCGACCTGCGTGATCCATCCGGGCGGTTCGATGCGCGATCAGGAAGTGATCGATGCAGCGAATGAACGCGACGTCGTGATGCTGCTGACCGGTACGCGCCACTTCCGCCACTGATTCT is a window of Herbaspirillum hiltneri N3 DNA encoding:
- the dtd gene encoding D-aminoacyl-tRNA deacylase — its product is MIGLLQRVRKADVVVEGEQVGAIGAGLMVLVCAERGDTVREADGLLTKLLAYRVFADEAGKMNRSVTDVLGGLLLVPQFTLAADTRSGTRPSFTPAAPPAEGKHLFDHFVTQAKARHGVVETGRFGADMQVSLTNDGPVTFWLQVKPAAT
- a CDS encoding YbhB/YbcL family Raf kinase inhibitor-like protein, yielding MKLWSDSFQDGAVIPGEFAFAVADPKNHVALSSNKNPHLAWSDLPPGTRSLVLVVHDPDVPSRGDDVNQEGKTVPADLPRVDFFHWTMVDIPAGVTELAAGQFSSAVTTRGKAGPAIPGDPLSGARHGLNDYTSWFAGDGDMSGDYFGYDGPCPPWNDAIAHRYIFTLYAIDQEQLTVTGKFTGTDVHNALQGHVLAQAAITGTYTLNPDLIK
- a CDS encoding histidine phosphatase family protein yields the protein MIATPAKTSTTATAATTDILLIRHGETDWNVDKRLQGHIDIPLNAEGRRQAAALGRALGSEPLDAIYASDLQRARDTAQAVAALQGKDVHVDAALRERCYGGFEGLQHHDIAQRYPLDYAAWKAREPDARYPAGERIAETMREFSERTVGAVTRLIRHSNALQHRKIAIVTHGGVLECIYRWSRRTGFGHARDFDIFNAGINRMQWDGEHLHIAQWADVAHLSAGVLDEVDR
- the dusB gene encoding tRNA dihydrouridine synthase DusB translates to MNIGPHSLRNNVFVAPMAGVTDRPFRQLCKQLGAGYAVSEMAASDPRLWQSEKTSRRTNHDGEMEPKAVQIAGADPAMLADCAKHNVDRGAQIIDINMGCPVKKVCNSWCGSALLQNEKLVGQILDAVVNAVDVPVTLKFRTGWNRENKNALAIAAMAEQSGIAMLTLHGRTRADGYSGEAEYETIAAVKAAVKIPVVANGDITTPERARHVLAVTGADAVMVGRAAQGRPWIFREIDHFLRTGTHLPAPMVAEVQELMLEHLQAHYAFYGEYLGVRTARKHIGWYVRDLPEGEQFRQRMNRLEDCQLQWNAVRDFFESQAAYGERLQYGIADQPLAA
- a CDS encoding Fis family transcriptional regulator gives rise to the protein MSKESIEDVVRKSLDKYFKDLGEQLPSNVYDMVVLTVEKPIFEAVMARADGNQSQAAEILGINRNTLRKKLQQHGLL
- the purH gene encoding bifunctional phosphoribosylaminoimidazolecarboxamide formyltransferase/IMP cyclohydrolase; its protein translation is MIKQALISVSDKAGVLDFARALSAMGVNILSTGGTAKLLADNGVKVTEVADYTGFPEMLDGRVKTLHPKVHGGILARRDFPEHVAALDKHGIPTIDMVVVNLYPFQQTVAKEECSLEDAIENIDIGGPAMLRSSAKNHKDVVVICDPTDYAGVLADLQNGGDLPYEKRFALAKKVFAHTAQYDGAITNYFTSLGEDKQHATRSAYPETLNLHFEKVQDMRYGENPHQSAAFYRDVKKVDGALANYTQLQGKELSFNNIADADAAWECVKTFDAADTTACVIIKHANPCGVAIGANPLESYSKALQTDPTSAFGGIIAFNRELDGAAAEAVAKQFVEVLIAPSFSAEAKKIFAAKQNVRLLEIPLGNGLNAHDFKRVGGGLLVQSPDAKNVLLADVKVVSKKQPTPQQLQDLMFAWRVAKFVKSNAIVFCGNGMTLGVGAGQMSRIDSARIASIKAQNAGLTLAGSAVASDAFFPFRDGLDVVVDAGATCVIHPGGSMRDQEVIDAANERDVVMLLTGTRHFRH